A stretch of Desulfofalx alkaliphila DSM 12257 DNA encodes these proteins:
- the pssA gene encoding CDP-diacylglycerol--serine O-phosphatidyltransferase translates to MRGKNIPNAITAVNLAVGVVSLVLVLAENYTAAAAMVLLATILDSMDGKVARHLQVSSDFGKELDSLADLVSFGVAPAILAYATVLVTLGIPGVVVAVTFVICGALRLARFNATDFTGRFVGVPITAAGGLLALLMLVARDINEFFVVVIMLALSYLMISRISIPKF, encoded by the coding sequence ATGAGGGGTAAAAATATCCCCAATGCGATAACGGCAGTAAATCTTGCTGTGGGGGTGGTTTCGTTAGTACTGGTATTGGCAGAGAACTATACCGCTGCTGCTGCCATGGTACTTTTGGCCACTATTTTAGACAGCATGGACGGCAAGGTTGCCAGACACCTACAGGTATCTTCTGACTTTGGTAAAGAGCTGGACTCTTTGGCCGATTTGGTAAGCTTTGGAGTTGCCCCTGCCATTTTAGCATATGCCACGGTGCTGGTAACTTTAGGCATACCGGGTGTTGTGGTGGCTGTAACCTTTGTAATATGTGGCGCCCTGCGCTTAGCCAGATTTAATGCCACAGATTTCACCGGTAGGTTTGTAGGTGTACCAATTACTGCTGCCGGGGGGCTATTGGCACTGTTAATGCTAGTGGCCAGGGATATTAATGAGTTTTTTGTGGTGGTTATAATGTTGGCATTGTCCTATTTAATGATTAGTAGAATCTCCATTCCAAAATTTTAA
- a CDS encoding two-component system sensor histidine kinase NtrB, whose translation MLKRNDTIIIFGLLAAIIAIDFANHLNLFKTYSISFTPLTFLKVFFSTLCILVLLLLYRRRQSIKINQLVHDVKINKTILWQVVNRLPVAVIAVDMHGKVMVCNKTAKKVFNCHTGCDDISSWVENCPGNLLRHTISTGKGVYNYEYFLKNDGDYKKILLNTEIIKGIKDEHLGAVLTAHDITEHQQVMQQMQQSEKMAMISELAAGVAHEIKNPLTTSRGLLQLLNLRFEEGDQARLHIKVALDSLDKINAIIQELVLLSQPNKPELTINQLEKVLDEVSVLIDSEAAYNKVAVERIYQPNLPLAVMDVNQIKQVFINIATNAIQAMPQGGKLTITVEYNDKEKEYIISFKDNGVGIAEEDLKKIFNPFFTTKEHSTGLGLTVSYQLIKHHGGDIKVKSAENKGTVFTVLLPLLNNGQRAS comes from the coding sequence ATGCTTAAAAGAAATGACACAATAATAATATTTGGCCTCCTGGCGGCCATTATAGCAATTGATTTTGCCAATCATTTAAATTTATTTAAAACATATAGTATTTCTTTTACTCCCCTTACGTTTTTAAAAGTGTTTTTTTCAACCCTATGTATTTTAGTTTTATTATTATTGTATAGAAGAAGGCAATCAATAAAAATTAATCAACTGGTCCATGATGTTAAAATCAATAAAACCATTTTATGGCAGGTGGTTAATCGTTTACCCGTGGCAGTGATAGCTGTAGATATGCATGGTAAAGTTATGGTGTGCAACAAAACCGCCAAGAAAGTATTTAATTGCCATACCGGTTGCGATGATATCTCATCATGGGTTGAAAATTGCCCTGGAAATCTGCTGCGGCATACAATAAGTACAGGGAAAGGGGTATACAATTATGAATATTTTTTAAAAAATGACGGTGATTATAAGAAAATATTATTAAACACTGAAATAATCAAAGGAATTAAGGATGAGCATTTGGGAGCTGTACTTACTGCCCATGACATTACAGAACACCAGCAAGTGATGCAACAAATGCAACAATCGGAAAAAATGGCAATGATCAGTGAACTGGCTGCCGGGGTGGCACACGAAATTAAAAACCCCCTTACTACCTCCCGGGGGTTGTTGCAGCTTCTTAATCTGCGTTTTGAAGAGGGTGACCAAGCGCGCCTACATATAAAGGTGGCCTTGGACTCGCTGGATAAGATTAATGCTATCATTCAAGAACTGGTTTTACTGTCTCAACCCAATAAGCCTGAATTAACCATTAATCAGCTGGAAAAGGTGTTAGATGAAGTGTCTGTGCTTATAGACAGCGAAGCTGCCTATAATAAGGTGGCGGTGGAAAGAATATATCAGCCAAACTTGCCCTTGGCAGTGATGGACGTCAATCAGATTAAACAGGTCTTTATAAACATAGCTACCAACGCCATACAGGCAATGCCCCAAGGAGGGAAACTAACCATCACCGTAGAATATAATGACAAAGAAAAAGAATATATCATTTCTTTTAAGGATAACGGTGTAGGAATTGCTGAAGAGGACTTGAAAAAAATCTTTAATCCCTTTTTCACCACCAAGGAACATAGTACAGGTTTGGGCTTAACTGTCAGTTATCAACTTATTAAGCATCACGGTGGTGACATAAAAGTTAAAAGCGCAGAAAACAAAGGTACAGTATTTACCGTACTGCTGCCGCTGCTTAATAACGGGCAAAGGGCATCTTAA
- a CDS encoding TIGR04086 family membrane protein: MQSLKNDGLNNQNPSLNFSAIFQGTLAALIASLFISMLAGAVYYLTGLSESTLPWLSTGILCFSVFIGGGYASARAKVKGLYHGLGVGIMFFIILWLVALIFLSGSVLLTGFGLKLLLSLVSGAIGGILGVSF; encoded by the coding sequence TTGCAGTCCCTAAAAAACGACGGTCTCAATAATCAAAATCCGTCCCTAAATTTTTCTGCAATCTTTCAGGGTACCCTGGCGGCCCTAATTGCAAGCTTGTTTATAAGTATGTTGGCCGGGGCAGTTTATTATTTAACCGGTCTGTCTGAAAGCACTCTACCCTGGCTGTCCACCGGTATACTCTGCTTTAGTGTTTTCATCGGTGGTGGATACGCTTCCGCCAGGGCTAAGGTAAAGGGTTTATATCACGGATTGGGTGTCGGCATTATGTTTTTTATTATATTGTGGTTAGTGGCTTTAATATTTTTATCCGGCAGCGTCTTGCTTACCGGTTTTGGTCTAAAATTACTTTTATCGCTGGTTTCCGGCGCCATTGGCGGTATCCTGGGGGTAAGTTTTTAA
- a CDS encoding TatD family nuclease-associated radical SAM protein, whose translation MSNNNTVAYKLGNSLYLNVTNRCSNDCVFCIKKTNKGIGYDLTLSEEPSLQSLLNAVGDPLGYDEIVFCGYGEPLTRIELVIAASKELKRLGAKSIRINTNGQANLIHGKNVVPELAGLVDVVSISLNAQNATAYGELSQPLKVNPEEAFEAVLEFARECKKHIPRVVLSVVKWPGVDIAACGRIADDLGVDFRVREYMGNG comes from the coding sequence TTGAGTAATAACAATACCGTTGCTTATAAACTGGGCAACTCATTATATTTGAATGTAACCAATCGCTGTAGCAATGACTGTGTTTTTTGCATAAAAAAAACCAATAAGGGGATTGGCTACGACTTGACTTTATCTGAAGAACCCAGTCTTCAATCACTCCTTAATGCAGTGGGTGATCCGTTGGGCTATGACGAAATAGTTTTTTGTGGTTACGGAGAACCCCTAACCAGGATAGAATTGGTCATCGCTGCCTCTAAAGAATTAAAAAGATTAGGGGCTAAATCAATACGCATAAACACCAACGGCCAGGCTAACTTAATTCACGGCAAAAATGTAGTACCTGAACTTGCCGGTTTGGTGGATGTGGTGTCAATCAGTTTAAACGCACAAAATGCCACCGCCTACGGGGAACTGAGCCAACCCTTAAAGGTCAATCCGGAAGAAGCCTTTGAAGCGGTGTTGGAGTTTGCCAGGGAATGCAAAAAGCATATACCCAGGGTGGTGCTGTCGGTGGTTAAATGGCCTGGGGTTGATATTGCGGCATGTGGCAGAATTGCCGATGATTTAGGGGTGGATTTTAGAGTGCGGGAATATATGGGCAATGGGTAG
- a CDS encoding copper ion binding protein, producing the protein MAIAQENLKVKGMSCGHCKSAVEEALGKLKGVEQAVVNLEAKSVTITYQPAIINRRQIINTITEEGYEVVE; encoded by the coding sequence ATGGCAATTGCGCAAGAAAATCTTAAGGTAAAGGGCATGTCTTGCGGTCACTGTAAGTCAGCGGTGGAAGAGGCTCTTGGCAAGCTAAAGGGTGTGGAGCAAGCAGTTGTTAACCTGGAAGCAAAAAGTGTTACAATTACATATCAGCCGGCCATTATCAACCGCCGGCAGATAATTAATACCATAACAGAAGAAGGTTATGAAGTGGTGGAATAA
- a CDS encoding DUF1657 domain-containing protein — MTVGSQVKQTLAGLKSAHASLETFALQTQNQKAKQLYAEAAQQVKSIVDSLEPRIQEIESQEPQYKGF, encoded by the coding sequence ATGACAGTGGGAAGTCAAGTGAAACAAACTTTGGCCGGACTTAAAAGTGCCCATGCCAGTCTAGAAACCTTTGCCTTGCAGACCCAAAACCAAAAGGCTAAACAGTTGTATGCCGAAGCGGCCCAGCAGGTTAAAAGTATAGTGGATTCCTTGGAACCCCGGATACAGGAAATTGAAAGCCAGGAACCACAGTACAAAGGTTTTTAA
- a CDS encoding DUF1657 domain-containing protein, translating into MTVATQVKQTLATLKGVCSTLEAFMSFEQDEKTKALLQKNTRRLGAVIDDLEERVKTLEYEEPQYKGF; encoded by the coding sequence ATGACTGTTGCTACACAGGTAAAACAAACCCTGGCTACCCTTAAAGGGGTATGTTCCACCTTAGAAGCCTTTATGTCGTTTGAACAAGACGAGAAAACTAAAGCCTTGCTGCAGAAAAACACCCGCCGTCTTGGTGCTGTTATAGATGATCTGGAAGAAAGGGTAAAAACCCTGGAATATGAGGAGCCGCAGTATAAAGGCTTTTAG
- a CDS encoding DUF421 domain-containing protein: MSDVLMILLRSLGVFVLALFIIRFLGRRQTSQMTLFDFVTATVIGFIAASLVLKLVPVLPGLAALIVWTILPIFSYLLAFKYKWVRDIIQGKETVLINHGKVLEDKLLEARYTPEDLLSQLRRKNIFQVADVEFAVLEPNGDLSVLLKKDKMPVTPKTLGIEVANQSVPQTVMMDGEIIDEHLTALGLNRNWLLTELEKAAVAPENVFIAQVDSVGQLYLDLFDDALIVPRPKTKELAYANIKKCQADCELYALATKHQGAKKMYSNAAKELAQVVEELKPLLSR, from the coding sequence ATGTCGGATGTGCTGATGATATTATTGCGTTCATTGGGGGTGTTTGTGCTGGCCCTGTTTATTATACGTTTTTTGGGCCGAAGACAAACATCACAAATGACGCTTTTTGACTTTGTAACCGCAACGGTGATTGGATTTATCGCTGCATCCTTGGTACTTAAGCTTGTACCGGTCCTTCCGGGATTGGCAGCCCTTATCGTCTGGACCATATTGCCAATATTTAGCTACCTATTGGCTTTTAAATATAAATGGGTAAGGGATATTATCCAAGGCAAAGAAACTGTTTTAATTAACCACGGCAAGGTGTTAGAAGATAAGCTGCTGGAAGCAAGGTATACACCCGAAGACCTTTTAAGCCAACTGCGCAGGAAAAATATTTTTCAGGTGGCCGATGTAGAGTTTGCGGTGCTGGAACCAAACGGTGATTTAAGTGTGCTTTTAAAGAAAGATAAAATGCCTGTAACTCCTAAAACCCTGGGCATTGAAGTGGCCAACCAAAGTGTACCCCAAACGGTGATGATGGATGGAGAAATCATTGATGAGCATCTTACTGCCCTGGGTTTAAATAGAAACTGGCTGCTAACGGAGCTGGAAAAGGCAGCTGTGGCGCCGGAAAATGTTTTTATAGCACAGGTTGATTCGGTGGGTCAACTTTATTTAGATTTATTTGATGATGCCCTTATTGTGCCCCGGCCTAAAACTAAGGAATTAGCCTATGCAAATATAAAAAAATGCCAGGCGGATTGTGAATTATACGCCTTGGCAACAAAGCATCAGGGTGCCAAAAAAATGTACAGTAATGCAGCAAAGGAATTGGCACAGGTGGTTGAAGAGCTAAAGCCTTTGCTCAGCAGATAG
- the spoVAC gene encoding stage V sporulation protein AC — MSDLQKKKLSPTQQEYQSFAKDREPRRPVLRNCAVAFLVGGSICILGQGIQDLFLWNFDFTEKTAGNPTVAVLIFIAVVLTATGVYDHIGQWAGAGTAVPVTGFANAVASAAIEHRTEGYVLGVGGNMFKLAGSVIIFGVFAAFIVALLSTLLTMLGGA; from the coding sequence ATGTCTGACTTACAGAAGAAAAAATTAAGCCCCACCCAGCAAGAGTATCAGTCCTTTGCTAAGGACAGGGAGCCCCGGCGTCCGGTATTAAGAAATTGTGCCGTTGCCTTTTTAGTGGGGGGAAGTATTTGTATCCTGGGTCAAGGGATCCAAGATTTATTTCTGTGGAACTTTGACTTTACTGAAAAAACAGCCGGCAACCCCACAGTGGCTGTTTTGATATTTATAGCCGTGGTACTGACGGCAACGGGGGTGTATGACCACATTGGACAGTGGGCCGGGGCCGGTACCGCTGTACCTGTCACCGGCTTTGCCAATGCCGTTGCCTCTGCTGCAATCGAGCATCGCACAGAGGGTTATGTTTTGGGGGTAGGGGGTAATATGTTTAAACTTGCCGGCTCGGTGATCATTTTCGGCGTATTTGCTGCCTTTATTGTGGCCTTATTAAGTACACTTTTAACAATGTTGGGGGGAGCCTAG
- the spoVAD gene encoding stage V sporulation protein AD produces the protein MLRGHQTWVFPNKPVIVSAAAVGGPFEAQGAIAEDFDLLHGDLWLGQDSYEKAEKKMLEEACEIAIQKAGMQKSDIQFFLSGDLLNQIISSSFAARTMAVPYIGLFGACSTSMKGLALGSLMVDSKFAQNALCGAVSHNATVEKQFRYPTEYGAQKPPTAQWTVTGAGVALLAGAGEGPRVTAATIGRVIDMGISDPYKMGSAMAPAAVDTITAHLRDLKIRADEYDLIATGDLGRVGHQIAGDLLQRHGIKVPGDIFVDCGMLIYGEDQPVFSGGSGCGCSAVVTYGHILNRMKKGELKKVLIVATGALLSPLSYQQKESIPCIAHAVAIEAP, from the coding sequence ATGTTACGAGGACATCAAACATGGGTGTTTCCCAACAAACCTGTGATAGTGTCTGCAGCCGCAGTGGGCGGACCCTTTGAGGCCCAGGGGGCCATAGCTGAAGATTTTGACCTTTTGCATGGGGATTTGTGGTTGGGCCAAGACAGTTATGAAAAGGCAGAAAAAAAGATGTTGGAAGAGGCCTGTGAAATCGCCATTCAAAAGGCAGGTATGCAGAAATCAGACATCCAATTTTTCTTGAGCGGTGACCTGTTAAATCAAATTATATCCAGCAGTTTTGCCGCCCGGACAATGGCAGTGCCTTACATTGGGTTGTTTGGGGCCTGTTCCACCTCAATGAAAGGCCTGGCCCTGGGCTCCTTGATGGTGGACAGTAAATTTGCCCAAAACGCCCTTTGCGGGGCCGTCAGTCACAATGCCACTGTGGAAAAACAGTTCCGTTATCCCACTGAATATGGGGCACAAAAACCCCCCACCGCCCAGTGGACGGTAACCGGTGCCGGGGTTGCACTGCTGGCCGGTGCCGGAGAAGGGCCCCGGGTGACGGCGGCCACCATTGGCAGGGTGATAGACATGGGTATCAGCGACCCCTATAAGATGGGTTCGGCCATGGCGCCGGCGGCGGTGGATACAATCACCGCCCACCTTAGGGATTTAAAGATAAGGGCAGATGAATATGACCTGATAGCCACCGGAGATTTAGGTAGGGTGGGCCATCAAATAGCCGGCGATTTATTGCAAAGGCATGGGATCAAAGTACCCGGTGATATTTTTGTGGATTGCGGTATGCTCATATATGGTGAAGATCAACCGGTCTTTTCAGGGGGCAGCGGTTGTGGCTGCTCTGCGGTGGTTACCTACGGTCACATATTGAACCGTATGAAAAAGGGTGAGTTAAAAAAGGTATTGATAGTGGCCACCGGAGCCTTACTGTCTCCCTTATCCTATCAGCAAAAAGAAAGTATACCCTGCATCGCCCACGCCGTTGCCATTGAAGCACCCTAG
- the spoVAE gene encoding stage V sporulation protein AE gives MEAYLWAFIVGGIICVIGQLLMDVGKLTPAHTLSILVVSGAVLGGLGIYESLIDFAGAGATVPITSFGNSLVKGALDEAQRTGLVGVLTGIFEVTSAGISAAIIFGFMAALLVKPKG, from the coding sequence TTGGAAGCATATTTGTGGGCCTTCATAGTGGGCGGGATAATATGTGTTATCGGTCAACTGCTTATGGATGTTGGCAAACTTACCCCGGCACATACTTTGAGCATTTTGGTGGTTAGCGGAGCGGTTTTGGGCGGATTGGGTATATATGAATCGCTGATAGATTTTGCCGGTGCAGGGGCCACCGTACCGATAACCAGCTTTGGCAACTCATTGGTAAAGGGTGCTTTGGATGAAGCCCAGCGCACAGGCTTGGTTGGGGTTTTAACCGGTATTTTTGAGGTGACCAGCGCCGGAATATCTGCCGCCATTATTTTTGGCTTCATGGCAGCACTCTTGGTTAAACCCAAGGGTTAA
- a CDS encoding YhcN/YlaJ family sporulation lipoprotein, which translates to MKLLFKILILMLTFFLLAACSMQGSQKKPLPEDLEVTFENEVSQGAMQLAMSVAGVKEATSVAINREVGTAVKVTGFDRWRLKSIREETYKKIKDAYPDYEVHVTSDKKLFWQLQQIRNEIDEGKVKSPVEVKDRFDKINENMGG; encoded by the coding sequence ATGAAATTATTATTTAAAATTCTTATCTTGATGTTGACATTTTTCCTGCTGGCTGCTTGTTCCATGCAGGGGTCACAAAAGAAACCCTTACCGGAAGACCTGGAAGTTACCTTTGAAAACGAGGTATCTCAAGGGGCCATGCAATTGGCCATGTCTGTTGCCGGTGTTAAGGAAGCCACTTCGGTGGCCATAAACCGGGAAGTCGGCACTGCAGTTAAGGTAACCGGTTTTGACCGCTGGCGGTTGAAATCCATTCGGGAAGAAACCTATAAAAAAATTAAAGATGCTTACCCTGATTATGAGGTGCATGTTACCTCAGACAAAAAACTTTTTTGGCAGCTGCAGCAAATTAGAAATGAGATAGATGAAGGAAAAGTTAAATCACCGGTGGAGGTTAAAGACCGGTTTGACAAAATCAATGAAAATATGGGAGGGTAA